Proteins encoded together in one candidate division WOR-3 bacterium window:
- a CDS encoding YIP1 family protein, producing the protein MWKIISAPTQRFQELSTKPTWTAPFILVLLLPLLIATLSSSLLPRHRLVASIEARIAKAKEFIDAQVEKGKMPSDQHDAALKRIEEMSRTEMEFYQNSPWLKLFLRFFIRSLPAVIWSGLQIIIWSAILNLLLPLLGASASFGRTFTITTNSALVRIPAALFHALIILATGNLTAATSLAPLAANAPVYLRGILACIDIFTIWELILVSLGLKVIFNLKIRNTALVVFLIWFCYILIVAALISLSGGLALA; encoded by the coding sequence ATGTGGAAAATCATCTCCGCCCCGACACAGCGATTCCAGGAACTAAGTACCAAACCAACCTGGACCGCTCCCTTCATACTTGTCCTCCTCTTACCCCTGCTCATCGCCACCCTGTCCAGTTCATTGCTACCGCGCCACCGTCTCGTCGCCAGTATCGAAGCCCGCATCGCCAAAGCGAAAGAGTTCATTGATGCCCAGGTGGAAAAGGGCAAGATGCCTTCAGACCAGCACGATGCTGCACTCAAGCGTATTGAAGAGATGTCCCGCACCGAAATGGAGTTTTACCAGAACTCCCCATGGTTAAAACTGTTCCTCCGGTTCTTTATCCGCAGCCTGCCTGCGGTTATCTGGTCAGGTTTGCAAATCATCATCTGGAGTGCAATCCTCAATCTCCTCTTGCCGCTTCTTGGTGCCTCAGCCAGTTTTGGCCGCACCTTCACCATCACCACCAACTCCGCCCTGGTCCGTATCCCTGCCGCCCTGTTTCATGCGCTCATCATACTTGCCACCGGCAACCTGACCGCCGCCACCAGTCTTGCCCCGCTTGCCGCTAACGCACCGGTTTACTTAAGGGGCATCCTCGCCTGCATTGACATCTTTACCATCTGGGAACTCATCCTTGTCAGTCTGGGGCTCAAAGTGATTTTCAACCTTAAAATTAGAAATACCGCCCTGGTGGTATTTCTAATCTGGTTCTGCTATATCCTTATCGTCGCCGCCTTGATATCGCTATCCGGCGGTCTGGCACTGGCATAA
- a CDS encoding PQQ-binding-like beta-propeller repeat protein, translating to MMSFLLIFSLLNPAQIVPPDSFVYPCRTDTINELEFTVFPAAQNPLPLFYQIDWGDGETLDWTGPLRSLIDITRYHRYRSTGRFAIRVRAKDSVGNLSPWSQPCSVRVVPSLVKWFAPTSGPVIAAPAIDEMGNVYIGDETGTFYSYSPNGTLRWTFSTRGPIYSGATIHGNLIYLPSLDSHLYCLDTAGNQRWSINLAHELWTPATVNVDGTIYIVNDSGILFALTPQGKIRWRVAIGEEATSSPTIGANGLLYIATDSVYCFTTKGKKRWAFGADEETYFFPAPVLDEQNNILIGCSDGFIYALRPDGRLRWRIPVPDEDEIRTEIVYGPDGTMYFGTDGYYICAKTETGRIRIIYEANDVVCATPAVSDSGTVYILPDDGTFYAFTASGRILFKQDIAWEDKDLYYTSSPAIGPDGTVYIGSWDGGLYAFYGDAPPARSIWPQFRQNARHTGIQKKPAGKRR from the coding sequence ATGATGTCTTTCCTTCTAATCTTTTCTTTACTCAATCCGGCACAAATTGTGCCCCCCGACTCGTTCGTTTATCCCTGCCGCACCGACACGATAAACGAACTGGAATTTACCGTTTTCCCTGCCGCCCAAAACCCGTTACCACTGTTTTACCAAATTGACTGGGGGGATGGCGAAACCCTTGACTGGACCGGACCGCTGCGTTCTTTAATTGACATCACCCGCTACCATCGTTATCGTTCGACCGGCCGATTCGCCATCCGGGTCAGGGCAAAAGACTCCGTCGGCAATCTGTCGCCCTGGAGTCAACCCTGTTCGGTTCGGGTTGTTCCCTCCCTTGTAAAATGGTTTGCTCCCACATCCGGTCCGGTAATTGCCGCACCGGCTATCGATGAAATGGGTAATGTATACATCGGTGATGAAACCGGTACCTTCTATTCCTATTCACCGAACGGCACTTTACGCTGGACATTTTCAACTCGCGGTCCGATTTACTCCGGTGCCACAATTCACGGCAATCTCATCTATCTACCCTCGCTCGACTCCCACCTTTACTGCCTTGACACCGCGGGCAACCAGCGCTGGTCAATAAACCTTGCGCACGAACTCTGGACCCCGGCAACGGTCAATGTCGATGGCACAATCTATATCGTCAACGATAGCGGCATTCTTTTTGCCCTCACCCCGCAGGGCAAAATCCGCTGGCGTGTCGCTATCGGTGAAGAAGCAACATCGTCGCCGACGATTGGCGCCAATGGACTGCTTTACATTGCTACCGACTCAGTCTACTGCTTCACGACCAAGGGCAAAAAACGCTGGGCATTTGGTGCCGACGAAGAAACTTATTTCTTCCCGGCGCCCGTGCTCGACGAACAGAACAACATCCTAATCGGCTGTTCAGACGGTTTTATTTACGCTCTTCGCCCGGATGGCAGGTTACGTTGGCGTATTCCGGTCCCGGATGAGGATGAAATCCGAACCGAAATCGTCTACGGTCCAGATGGCACGATGTACTTCGGAACCGACGGATACTACATCTGCGCCAAAACCGAGACGGGCCGCATCAGAATAATCTACGAAGCGAACGATGTCGTCTGTGCCACGCCTGCGGTTAGCGACAGCGGTACCGTTTACATTCTACCCGACGACGGCACTTTCTACGCCTTCACCGCCTCGGGCCGAATCCTTTTCAAACAGGATATTGCCTGGGAAGACAAGGACCTGTATTACACATCATCACCCGCCATCGGTCCAGATGGCACAGTCTATATCGGTTCCTGGGACGGCGGGCTCTACGCCTTTTATGGTGACGCTCCTCCTGCCCGTTCCATCTGGCCCCAGTTTCGCCAGAACGCCCGGCACACCGGCATCCAGAAAAAACCCGCCGGTAAAAGGAGGTGA
- a CDS encoding TolC family protein, protein MNLLPLFWLLFSSSTDTLYLDLNQALQTALKKSPQAAEASVAQLQSWLTLGQGINPALPAPQANITRSKELSGQALWSTNLTISQVLFDPAVFANFINGIVNARYHSLDAQEKIAALIFQTTTDYLNLLKAQLLLDAAEKARQQAAENLNYTTERYRLGQASRIDLLRSEVFYSRAQINLLSAKKNAALSQEKFRATAGINRPQFIRATEQLTSPADFPITDPDSLLAAIEHINPNVQMSQNLTTAARLNLGAAFARILPAISLYRSWATLDTTLPKNYRAWEETTTRTDGIHLTFAVADIKTFLLAIGDALAGSRRARAALARTRFQLRAAAQSALLDLQEAKLRYAEAKRNLELNQELYNLARTQHELGAFSLNDLLEVEVNLAQAEVSYLTALCDTYIQTAQIGYLLGKTDISARAR, encoded by the coding sequence ATGAACTTACTCCCCCTGTTTTGGCTCCTCTTCTCCTCATCGACCGACACCCTTTACCTCGACCTCAATCAGGCGCTACAAACCGCACTGAAAAAAAGCCCGCAAGCCGCAGAAGCCAGCGTTGCCCAATTGCAGAGCTGGCTCACCCTTGGTCAGGGTATCAACCCCGCCCTACCCGCACCTCAGGCAAACATCACCCGCAGCAAAGAGTTATCCGGACAGGCACTCTGGAGCACCAATTTAACCATCAGTCAGGTATTGTTTGACCCGGCGGTATTCGCTAACTTCATAAATGGCATCGTTAACGCCCGTTACCATTCCCTTGACGCCCAGGAAAAAATCGCCGCTCTCATCTTTCAAACGACGACCGACTACCTCAATCTTCTAAAAGCGCAACTTTTGCTTGATGCCGCCGAGAAAGCCCGGCAACAGGCAGCCGAGAACCTCAACTATACTACCGAACGCTACCGCCTTGGCCAGGCATCCCGCATCGACCTTTTGCGCAGTGAAGTGTTCTACTCCCGGGCACAGATCAACCTGCTGAGCGCTAAAAAAAATGCTGCCCTGTCTCAGGAAAAATTTCGTGCCACCGCCGGTATCAACCGTCCCCAATTCATCCGGGCAACCGAACAACTCACTTCCCCGGCCGATTTTCCTATCACCGACCCCGACAGTTTGCTTGCAGCGATTGAACACATCAACCCTAATGTCCAGATGTCTCAAAATCTCACCACCGCTGCCCGCCTCAACCTCGGTGCGGCTTTTGCCCGCATCCTGCCCGCAATCTCGCTCTACCGCTCCTGGGCTACCCTTGATACGACACTGCCGAAAAATTACCGCGCCTGGGAAGAAACCACAACCCGCACCGATGGCATTCACCTTACCTTCGCCGTTGCTGACATCAAGACCTTTCTCCTTGCCATCGGTGACGCCCTTGCCGGTTCCCGGCGCGCCCGTGCCGCCCTTGCCCGCACCCGTTTCCAATTGCGGGCTGCGGCACAATCCGCCCTCCTCGACCTCCAAGAAGCAAAACTCCGCTACGCCGAGGCAAAACGCAACTTAGAACTCAATCAAGAACTTTACAACCTTGCCCGCACCCAGCACGAACTCGGTGCCTTTTCCTTAAACGACCTCTTGGAGGTTGAGGTCAACCTCGCGCAAGCCGAAGTCTCCTACCTCACCGCACTCTGTGACACCTACATCCAGACCGCCCAGATTGGTTATCTCCTGGGCAAAACCGATATCTCAGCGCGGGCAAGATAA